A region of Domibacillus sp. DTU_2020_1001157_1_SI_ALB_TIR_016 DNA encodes the following proteins:
- a CDS encoding S-layer homology domain-containing protein: MKKVPRIIAMAALAGMVLASTSPSAEAADFMPIYAKPTSEFPFTDVPQERMDIVSALYHNKYLNGVSADKFGWDLPVKRVDAAMIAARGMGFRKEYFPTPISALTFKDIPERAKSAISYLQYYRVVNGKTETFFGSNDTITRGEAAIILARAYREVLITPNEPVHHFTDLTGRYAEAINKLVATGIVNGITPEQFGTNNPIKRGEFAMMVARLSDPALSPPSSYGELPSSQGGLTMTAEKESYKLSSDTSVSVTLVNKADFAYIYSRIYKLEKKQGDKWVSIKYNSYLMFPTDMPGIEADETQKKGFWFGDFKTLITAGEYRVSHTFYPSMNKGEKVSVAAYFTITE; the protein is encoded by the coding sequence ATGAAAAAGGTACCTCGTATTATAGCTATGGCTGCACTTGCGGGAATGGTACTTGCTTCAACTAGTCCTTCGGCGGAGGCGGCAGACTTCATGCCGATTTATGCAAAACCTACATCTGAATTCCCGTTTACGGATGTTCCTCAAGAACGAATGGACATAGTTTCAGCCCTTTATCATAACAAGTATCTTAATGGTGTCAGTGCAGATAAATTTGGGTGGGATCTGCCGGTCAAGCGCGTGGATGCCGCCATGATTGCTGCACGTGGTATGGGTTTTAGAAAAGAATACTTTCCTACACCTATAAGTGCTTTAACATTTAAGGACATTCCAGAACGGGCAAAAAGTGCGATTTCCTATCTTCAATATTACCGAGTAGTAAATGGAAAAACGGAAACCTTTTTCGGATCTAACGATACAATTACAAGGGGAGAAGCTGCTATCATTCTCGCAAGAGCGTATAGAGAAGTGCTGATAACACCTAACGAGCCAGTGCATCATTTTACAGATCTAACAGGACGGTACGCGGAGGCTATCAACAAACTGGTTGCTACAGGCATTGTAAATGGAATAACGCCTGAACAGTTTGGCACAAATAACCCCATAAAACGAGGCGAATTTGCGATGATGGTAGCCCGGCTGAGTGATCCAGCTTTGTCTCCTCCATCTTCTTATGGCGAACTGCCTTCTTCACAGGGCGGACTAACCATGACTGCGGAGAAGGAAAGCTATAAATTGTCGTCTGATACATCTGTAAGTGTGACACTTGTTAATAAAGCAGATTTCGCTTATATATACAGTCGTATATATAAGTTGGAGAAAAAACAAGGAGATAAGTGGGTCTCAATAAAATACAATTCTTACCTAATGTTTCCGACTGATATGCCCGGCATAGAAGCTGATGAAACTCAAAAAAAGGGTTTTTGGTTTGGTGACTTTAAAACATTGATCACAGCGGGAGAATACAGAGTCAGTCATACATTTTATCCATCGATGAATAAAGGAGAAAAGGTGTCTGTAGCGGCATATTTCACAATTACTGAATAA
- a CDS encoding ABC transporter ATP-binding protein yields the protein MAKSLHIQSLSKRYGKATALDGIQLDVRKGEFISLLGPSGCGKSTLLRIIAGLDDPSSGSVLMDGVDVTSSSPASRNIGMVFQSYALFPNMSVLKNIEFALKPRKLSSQIRKEKAARMLETVGLSDFADRMPHQLSGGQQQRVALARALVVEPDFLLLDEPLSALDANVRYQLQREIRRIHDKFGMTTIMVTHDQDEALTMADRIAVMTKGQIVQFDTPQKIYRYPADSFVASFIGTSNQILSGGKMKVIRPEHFTVADIGEGIEVKVESIHFKGAFYRLTVRVLDRTSPSFNEKWAVDLQASLVEEKHVRIGELLNLLINEGNLIPVKEVVTR from the coding sequence ATGGCAAAGTCATTACATATCCAGTCATTGTCCAAGCGTTATGGTAAAGCAACAGCGCTTGATGGCATCCAGCTTGATGTTCGAAAAGGAGAATTTATCAGTTTATTAGGGCCGAGTGGATGTGGAAAGTCAACCCTTCTTCGGATTATTGCCGGACTTGATGATCCTTCGAGTGGAAGCGTGTTAATGGACGGAGTGGATGTAACAAGTTCCTCCCCTGCTTCCCGAAATATTGGGATGGTCTTTCAATCTTATGCTCTTTTTCCCAATATGTCTGTTTTAAAAAACATCGAGTTCGCCTTAAAACCTCGAAAGTTGTCTTCGCAGATACGAAAAGAAAAAGCAGCACGCATGCTGGAAACGGTCGGATTGTCGGATTTCGCAGACCGGATGCCCCACCAACTGTCAGGCGGTCAGCAGCAGCGTGTGGCATTGGCTCGGGCACTTGTCGTTGAACCAGATTTTTTACTTCTGGATGAGCCATTGTCTGCACTTGATGCTAATGTGCGTTACCAGCTTCAGCGTGAAATCCGCCGTATTCATGACAAATTTGGCATGACAACCATTATGGTAACACATGACCAGGATGAAGCATTAACAATGGCCGATCGAATTGCCGTCATGACGAAAGGTCAAATTGTTCAGTTTGATACGCCGCAAAAGATTTACCGGTACCCAGCTGACTCGTTTGTAGCTTCTTTTATTGGTACATCTAATCAGATATTGTCAGGCGGAAAAATGAAAGTAATCCGGCCGGAGCATTTTACCGTTGCAGACATAGGAGAAGGCATTGAGGTAAAAGTGGAATCGATCCATTTTAAAGGAGCTTTTTACAGGCTGACTGTTAGGGTATTAGACCGGACATCCCCTTCCTTTAACGAAAAATGGGCGGTAGATCTGCAGGCTTCACTAGTCGAGGAAAAACATGTTCGCATTGGGGAGTTATTAAATCTTTTAATCAACGAAGGAAATTTAATTCCTGTAAAGGAAGTGGTCACCAGATGA
- a CDS encoding IDEAL domain-containing protein: MEIGEWKKAEIGDLTVIGYVSRTGCYHSQIELAIVGRIIKDELIWGTPTKLLFEEHRLKPIGTLLDDVQDKTALIDLALMTKDKEWFEELTRGLKSSVSWSSH, encoded by the coding sequence TTGGAGATCGGAGAGTGGAAAAAAGCCGAAATCGGGGACCTTACAGTCATTGGTTATGTCAGCAGGACTGGTTGTTACCACAGTCAGATTGAGCTAGCGATAGTAGGAAGAATCATAAAAGACGAATTGATATGGGGAACGCCAACGAAGTTACTATTTGAGGAGCATCGTTTAAAACCCATTGGTACACTACTGGATGATGTTCAGGATAAAACAGCACTCATTGATCTAGCCCTTATGACGAAAGACAAAGAATGGTTTGAGGAATTGACGAGAGGATTAAAAAGTAGCGTATCGTGGAGTAGTCATTGA
- the tnpB gene encoding IS200/IS605 family element RNA-guided endonuclease TnpB: MIKTKKDEKQNLHFKAFRFKIHPSDEQKQLINQTIGCCRFVYNYILNENIKSFEKTKKRYMETAAKKLLPGLKETFKWLSGSDSIALQASIEYQYEGFKKYKEQPKKELKKRAAKKCAEGYTPTAYDFKGHPTFKSKKNPVQSYTTKMTNNNIKMIDNHIQLPKLGWIRFSKSRNIEGDIKRVTVRRSSTGRYSISVICEMPYSRYKPSINDAVGIDVGLKEFAVLSNGQVIANPKYYQKYEKRLAFLQRAFARKKEGSKSWGKNKAQIAKLHEKIKHTREDFLHKLTTRLVHENQVIAVENLAVKNLVQNKKVSKSIQDASWSKFNAMLAYKAKWYGRTIVKVDPFFPSSQLCSGCGHQHKAVKNLVVRVWECPSCGVRHDRDLNASLNIKSEALRLLSLQSS; encoded by the coding sequence ATGATAAAAACCAAAAAAGATGAAAAACAGAACCTTCATTTTAAAGCCTTTCGGTTTAAAATCCATCCAAGTGACGAGCAAAAACAACTGATTAACCAAACGATCGGCTGCTGCCGGTTTGTCTACAATTATATATTAAATGAAAACATCAAGAGTTTTGAAAAAACAAAAAAACGGTATATGGAAACAGCTGCTAAAAAGCTCCTCCCTGGGCTAAAAGAAACGTTCAAATGGTTGTCTGGTTCTGACAGTATCGCTCTTCAGGCAAGCATCGAATATCAGTACGAAGGATTCAAAAAATATAAGGAACAGCCGAAAAAAGAATTAAAAAAACGAGCCGCTAAAAAATGTGCAGAAGGCTATACGCCAACGGCGTATGACTTTAAGGGCCACCCAACATTCAAAAGCAAGAAAAACCCGGTCCAAAGCTACACAACCAAAATGACAAATAACAATATTAAAATGATAGACAACCACATTCAGCTTCCGAAACTCGGCTGGATTCGTTTTTCCAAGTCCCGAAACATCGAAGGCGACATTAAGCGTGTCACCGTGCGCCGCAGCAGTACCGGCCGGTATTCTATTTCGGTCATTTGCGAGATGCCTTATTCCCGGTACAAACCGAGCATCAACGATGCCGTTGGCATCGATGTCGGGCTGAAAGAATTTGCTGTACTCTCAAACGGCCAAGTCATCGCCAACCCGAAATACTACCAAAAATACGAAAAGCGATTAGCCTTTCTTCAGCGTGCGTTTGCACGTAAAAAAGAAGGGTCTAAATCGTGGGGAAAAAATAAAGCCCAGATTGCTAAACTGCACGAAAAAATCAAACATACAAGAGAAGATTTTCTTCACAAGCTGACGACCAGGCTCGTTCATGAAAACCAAGTGATCGCAGTGGAAAACTTGGCGGTGAAGAATCTCGTTCAAAATAAAAAAGTAAGCAAAAGTATTCAGGATGCATCATGGTCAAAGTTTAACGCCATGCTGGCCTACAAAGCAAAGTGGTATGGCCGTACAATCGTAAAAGTGGATCCGTTCTTCCCATCAAGTCAGCTCTGTTCCGGGTGTGGCCACCAGCATAAGGCTGTAAAAAATCTCGTTGTACGCGTGTGGGAGTGTCCGTCCTGCGGCGTTCGTCACGACCGGGATCTGAATGCAAGCCTGAACATTAAAAGTGAGGCCCTTCGGCTTCTTTCCCTTCAGTCTAGTTAA
- a CDS encoding putative 2-aminoethylphosphonate ABC transporter substrate-binding protein has protein sequence MKRIAWSLLVSSTLFISACSNEKSAPAEAQSGVSGELTVYTAIEEEVLPVYLESFEQKYPKVDVNIVRDSTGIMTAKLLAEGKNTSADVVWGIAASSLLALDQKGMLAGYTPKGADNIKDAYKDQNEPMKWTGNTAAMTGIAVNTAELEKLGLPIPKTYEDLLDPRYKGLIVMPHPASSGTGYLTVNAWLQMMGKEKGWNYMDRLHENIGTYTHSGSKPAKMAAAGEYPIGLSIVYTAVQMKEEGAPVEVVLPEEGLGWDVEANAMIQKEDKESDEAAKAFLNWAIEKNVMKKYFDANGFTTLNEDFTLPASFPSDIEKHMYPENDLYWAAENRDAILSEWESKYGTKAEPKE, from the coding sequence ATGAAAAGAATAGCCTGGTCTTTATTGGTATCTAGCACATTGTTTATTTCTGCTTGTTCAAATGAGAAAAGCGCTCCAGCAGAAGCACAGTCGGGCGTATCAGGAGAATTAACTGTTTACACGGCGATTGAAGAAGAGGTGCTGCCTGTTTACCTGGAGTCCTTCGAACAAAAGTATCCAAAAGTGGATGTGAACATTGTCCGGGATTCAACAGGTATTATGACCGCTAAGCTTCTAGCAGAAGGAAAAAACACAAGTGCCGATGTGGTGTGGGGTATAGCGGCTTCAAGTTTACTTGCGCTAGATCAAAAAGGAATGCTCGCCGGCTATACGCCAAAAGGCGCTGATAACATTAAAGATGCGTACAAGGATCAAAACGAGCCAATGAAGTGGACGGGCAATACAGCTGCCATGACCGGAATCGCAGTCAATACAGCAGAACTTGAAAAGCTGGGGCTGCCAATTCCTAAAACATATGAAGACCTCCTGGATCCAAGATATAAAGGGCTGATTGTCATGCCTCATCCGGCTTCCAGCGGCACAGGTTATTTGACCGTTAACGCCTGGCTTCAAATGATGGGGAAAGAAAAAGGATGGAATTATATGGACCGGCTTCACGAAAATATTGGAACATATACACATTCTGGTTCTAAGCCAGCGAAAATGGCAGCTGCCGGTGAATATCCGATTGGCCTTTCTATTGTATACACAGCTGTTCAAATGAAAGAAGAAGGAGCGCCAGTAGAAGTAGTGCTTCCTGAAGAAGGACTGGGATGGGACGTTGAAGCCAATGCCATGATTCAAAAAGAAGACAAAGAAAGTGACGAAGCAGCAAAAGCCTTTTTAAACTGGGCCATTGAAAAAAATGTAATGAAAAAATATTTTGATGCAAATGGATTTACCACACTGAATGAGGACTTTACGTTGCCGGCCTCTTTCCCATCAGATATTGAGAAGCATATGTATCCAGAAAATGATTTGTATTGGGCCGCAGAAAACCGGGATGCGATTTTATCGGAATGGGAATCAAAATATGGCACAAAAGCAGAGCCGAAAGAATAA
- the tnpB gene encoding IS200/IS605 family element RNA-guided endonuclease TnpB, translating to MMRTKTDETKNLHFKAFRFKIHPSDEQKQRINQTIGCCRFVYNYILNENIKSFEKTKERYTETAAKKLLPGLKETFKWLSSSDSIALQASIEYQYEGFKKYKDQPKKELKKRAVKKCAAGYTPTVYDFKGHPTFKSKKNPVQSYTTKMTNKNIKMIDNHIQLPKLGWIRFSKSRNIEGDIKRVTVRRSNTGRYSISVICEMPYSPYKPSTNDAVGIDLGLKEFAVLSNGESIANPKYYQKYEKRLAFLQRAFARKKEGSKSREKNKAQIAKLHEKVKHTREDFLHKLTTRLVHENQVIAVENLAVKNLVQSKKRSKGIHDASWSRFNEMLAYKAKWYGRTIIKVDPLFPSSQLCSGCGHQHKDVKNLAVRVWECPSCGVRHDRDLNASLNIKKEALRLLSLQSI from the coding sequence ATGATGAGAACCAAAACAGATGAAACAAAGAACCTTCATTTTAAAGCCTTTCGGTTTAAAATCCATCCAAGTGACGAGCAAAAACAACGGATTAACCAAACGATCGGCTGCTGCCGGTTTGTCTACAATTATATATTAAATGAAAACATCAAGAGTTTCGAAAAAACAAAAGAACGGTATACAGAAACAGCTGCCAAAAAGCTTCTCCCCGGGCTAAAAGAAACGTTCAAATGGCTGTCTAGTTCTGATAGTATTGCTCTTCAGGCAAGCATCGAATATCAGTACGAAGGATTCAAAAAATATAAGGATCAGCCAAAAAAAGAATTAAAAAAAAGAGCCGTAAAAAAATGTGCAGCAGGCTATACGCCAACGGTGTATGATTTCAAGGGCCACCCAACATTCAAAAGTAAGAAAAATCCGGTCCAGAGCTATACGACCAAAATGACAAACAAAAATATTAAAATGATAGACAACCACATTCAGCTGCCGAAACTCGGCTGGATTCGTTTTTCCAAGTCCCGAAACATCGAAGGTGACATTAAGCGTGTCACCGTGCGCCGCAGCAATACCGGCCGGTATTCTATTTCGGTCATTTGCGAGATGCCTTATTCCCCGTACAAACCAAGCACCAACGATGCCGTTGGCATTGATCTGGGATTAAAAGAGTTTGCCGTGCTCTCCAACGGTGAATCCATTGCCAACCCGAAATACTATCAAAAATACGAAAAGCGATTAGCCTTTCTTCAGCGTGCGTTTGCACGTAAAAAAGAAGGTTCGAAATCGAGGGAAAAAAATAAAGCCCAGATTGCTAAACTGCACGAAAAAGTCAAACACACAAGAGAAGATTTTCTTCACAAGCTGACGACCAGGCTCGTTCATGAAAACCAAGTGATCGCGGTGGAAAACTTGGCGGTGAAGAATCTCGTCCAAAGTAAAAAGCGAAGCAAAGGGATTCACGATGCGTCATGGTCGAGATTCAACGAAATGCTCGCTTACAAAGCGAAGTGGTACGGACGAACGATCATAAAAGTCGATCCGCTCTTCCCATCAAGCCAGCTCTGTTCTGGATGTGGCCACCAGCATAAGGATGTAAAAAATCTCGCTGTCCGGGTGTGGGAGTGTCCGTCCTGCGGCGTGCGTCACGACCGGGATCTGAATGCGAGCCTGAATATTAAAAAAGAAGCCCTTCGGCTTCTTTCACTTCAGTCTATTTAA
- a CDS encoding RsfA family transcriptional regulator has protein sequence MKERQDAWSEENDWQLAETVLRYVREGSTQLKAFEEAGDRLNRTAAACGFRWNAVVRQQYVREMGTAKKQRKDYFHILARREKNIEVADHTVETPAGNSANLGISLAQVISFLTNLESKAASTAEVEQLRKELAIIKEEKAELEKKLEQTQQENITMQEDYETLMRIMNRARQTVLLADNDPSPAFKMEKNGNLEKIAE, from the coding sequence ATGAAAGAAAGACAAGATGCCTGGTCAGAAGAAAATGATTGGCAGCTTGCTGAAACAGTATTACGATATGTACGTGAGGGAAGTACCCAGTTGAAAGCGTTTGAAGAAGCAGGAGACAGGTTGAATAGAACGGCCGCAGCCTGCGGGTTCCGATGGAATGCAGTCGTTAGACAACAGTATGTAAGGGAAATGGGCACAGCAAAAAAACAAAGAAAAGATTATTTCCACATACTCGCTAGAAGAGAGAAAAATATTGAAGTGGCAGATCATACAGTTGAGACACCAGCAGGGAATTCCGCAAATCTTGGCATTTCTTTAGCTCAGGTCATCTCTTTTCTAACTAATTTAGAGAGTAAAGCGGCCTCCACAGCAGAAGTTGAACAGCTTCGAAAAGAGCTGGCAATAATAAAAGAAGAAAAAGCTGAATTGGAGAAAAAATTAGAACAAACTCAGCAGGAAAACATTACGATGCAGGAAGACTATGAAACCTTAATGCGGATCATGAATCGTGCTAGACAAACGGTGCTATTAGCTGATAATGACCCGTCTCCTGCTTTTAAAATGGAGAAGAACGGTAATCTAGAAAAGATCGCGGAGTAA
- the phnX gene encoding phosphonoacetaldehyde hydrolase: MKYLQGVLLDWAGTTVDYGCMAPVGSFIEMFKEKGITVTMEETRKPMGMAKIDHIRTMLEMPGIRAQLGNKAVTEKEVIGMNTRFEELLFKNLANYATPIPGAVDAINDIIKMQLKIGTTTGYTREMMDVVRAGAAQKGYAPDIVITADDVDAGRPFPWMAYIAAMKMGVYPMNRIVKVGDTVIDMEEGRNAGTWTVGLVYGSSEFGLTQEETNQLSNQERLHRAAAVRKRLLAAGAHYVLDTIEELPAYLQKLDQKLTKQEVLV; this comes from the coding sequence ATGAAATATCTTCAAGGTGTATTGTTGGATTGGGCGGGAACGACAGTCGATTACGGATGTATGGCACCGGTTGGCAGCTTTATAGAAATGTTCAAAGAAAAAGGCATTACTGTCACAATGGAAGAAACGCGAAAACCAATGGGTATGGCGAAAATCGATCACATTCGCACCATGCTGGAGATGCCTGGAATTCGGGCCCAGCTTGGGAACAAAGCGGTCACTGAGAAAGAAGTGATTGGAATGAATACACGATTTGAAGAACTTCTCTTTAAAAACTTAGCCAATTATGCGACTCCAATTCCGGGAGCAGTCGATGCCATTAACGATATTATAAAAATGCAGCTCAAAATTGGCACGACCACTGGGTATACGCGTGAAATGATGGACGTTGTCCGTGCCGGTGCCGCCCAAAAAGGATATGCGCCTGATATCGTCATTACAGCAGATGACGTAGATGCAGGGCGTCCGTTTCCATGGATGGCGTACATAGCTGCAATGAAAATGGGTGTTTACCCGATGAACCGCATTGTTAAAGTAGGCGATACAGTCATCGATATGGAAGAAGGAAGAAATGCTGGTACATGGACGGTAGGACTGGTTTATGGCTCCAGTGAGTTTGGCCTGACTCAGGAAGAAACCAATCAGCTAAGCAACCAGGAACGTTTACATCGTGCCGCAGCAGTTCGGAAAAGATTGCTTGCCGCAGGGGCACATTATGTGCTTGATACGATTGAAGAGCTGCCTGCTTATTTGCAGAAACTTGACCAGAAGCTTACTAAACAGGAGGTGCTTGTATGA
- a CDS encoding response regulator transcription factor, translating to MRSISNESKTKIVLIDGQQLFREGIKRILNCEETFEVLAEGKDGVEAIELADHYKPDVVIMDINMPKTNGVEATRNLISKYPNIKVIILSIHDDETYVIHALQSGAFGYLLKEMDTKKLIEAVKAVAKGESYLHPRVTHKLITAYRRLSSAAARKKEFQQPPVRLPLHLLSRRESEVLQLLADGKSNRSLAETLYISEKTVKGHVYSILRKMDVNDRTQAVIKAIKNGWVEVR from the coding sequence GTGCGGTCTATATCTAATGAATCAAAGACTAAAATCGTTCTCATTGACGGTCAACAACTATTTCGAGAAGGGATAAAGCGCATTCTTAATTGTGAAGAAACCTTTGAAGTACTTGCTGAAGGAAAAGACGGTGTTGAAGCAATTGAATTAGCAGATCATTATAAGCCAGATGTTGTGATCATGGATATCAATATGCCAAAAACAAACGGTGTTGAAGCAACTCGTAACTTAATCAGTAAATATCCGAATATAAAGGTCATTATTTTGTCGATCCATGATGATGAAACTTATGTTATACACGCGCTTCAATCAGGTGCTTTTGGCTATTTACTGAAAGAAATGGATACAAAGAAACTGATAGAAGCAGTAAAAGCTGTTGCAAAAGGCGAATCATACTTGCATCCACGTGTGACACACAAGCTAATTACTGCCTATCGCCGTTTATCAAGTGCGGCAGCTCGTAAAAAAGAGTTTCAACAGCCACCAGTCCGTCTGCCGCTGCATTTGCTCTCCCGCCGTGAAAGTGAAGTGTTACAGTTGTTAGCGGACGGTAAAAGTAACCGGAGTCTTGCAGAAACGCTTTATATTAGCGAAAAAACGGTCAAAGGCCACGTTTATAGCATTCTTCGAAAAATGGACGTCAATGACCGCACACAAGCTGTTATCAAAGCTATTAAAAATGGCTGGGTTGAAGTCAGATAG
- a CDS encoding putative 2-aminoethylphosphonate ABC transporter permease subunit — protein sequence MTTAAIPQKHETHYGLMRSLQWTIIFLSFGLLLCAPLSVLLMEAFKTENGQYAGFGQVISYITNPALLNSLFHSINIALWTTALSLAGGFSYAFALARTCVKSKRLLLGIAMLPLFAPTMMHGISLIYLFGRQGIVTTGFFGMWPGIDIQLYGPVGIVLAETIYTFPQVVLLLYIALRQADQGLYDAAKTMGIDSVGRLWSITLPSVRMALVSAAMVAFTLSFTDYGAPKLVGGQYNVLATDVYKQVVGQQNFGLGAVAGILLMTPAIIAFVLDQAASRKASFHLHAKARPLQIKPHRARDIVFNLYAWLAAAGIILLFIMMVIASFTPVWPYTLGFTFDHFTFNSYTGDGLTVFWNSLVLSVWTAILGTVFAFVFAYWLQSRPGSSVFYRAGHLLSLLPMAVPGLVIGISYVLFFSQPELSVFGWIMPNVLYGLYGTMAIMIVSTILHFFSVSYMTAKTALSKLDGECVAAARTLGLTKRDTFFFYIVPSCVPALLEMLMYFFVNSMVTISAAIFLYTPETKTAAISIVSLDDAGNIESAAAMGLLIVLVNMAVRLVYEQILRYIKKHKKGWMNS from the coding sequence ATGACAACGGCAGCGATTCCCCAAAAACATGAAACACATTACGGGCTGATGCGTTCTTTGCAATGGACAATCATCTTTCTATCATTTGGCTTATTATTGTGCGCTCCATTATCAGTGTTACTGATGGAAGCTTTTAAAACAGAGAATGGTCAATATGCGGGATTTGGACAAGTTATAAGTTATATTACAAATCCAGCTCTTCTGAACAGCTTATTCCATTCGATTAATATCGCGCTCTGGACAACGGCTTTATCGCTTGCCGGAGGTTTTAGCTATGCATTTGCCCTGGCCAGAACATGTGTAAAAAGCAAACGACTGCTTTTAGGAATAGCCATGCTCCCTTTATTTGCGCCTACGATGATGCATGGTATTTCCCTTATTTACTTGTTTGGACGACAAGGGATTGTAACAACTGGCTTTTTTGGAATGTGGCCGGGGATTGATATTCAGCTATACGGACCGGTTGGCATTGTACTGGCTGAAACGATTTATACATTTCCACAGGTGGTATTGCTGCTTTATATTGCGCTCCGCCAGGCTGACCAGGGGTTGTATGATGCAGCGAAAACCATGGGCATTGATTCAGTTGGGCGATTATGGAGCATTACACTCCCAAGTGTCCGTATGGCGCTTGTTAGTGCTGCCATGGTGGCCTTTACCCTTAGCTTCACAGATTACGGCGCACCGAAATTAGTTGGCGGCCAGTACAATGTGCTCGCAACAGATGTGTATAAACAGGTAGTCGGCCAGCAGAATTTTGGTCTTGGTGCAGTCGCCGGCATCCTGCTGATGACTCCTGCTATTATAGCATTTGTTCTAGATCAGGCAGCGTCCCGGAAGGCCTCCTTTCACCTTCATGCAAAAGCACGGCCGCTTCAAATAAAGCCGCACAGAGCTCGTGATATTGTATTCAATCTGTATGCATGGTTAGCAGCAGCCGGAATTATCCTGCTGTTTATCATGATGGTCATCGCCTCTTTTACACCGGTCTGGCCGTATACACTTGGTTTTACATTCGACCACTTTACATTTAACAGCTACACAGGAGACGGGTTGACCGTGTTTTGGAACAGCCTTGTCCTCTCCGTATGGACCGCTATCCTCGGTACAGTTTTTGCTTTTGTGTTCGCCTACTGGCTCCAAAGCCGCCCTGGCTCATCCGTCTTTTATCGGGCTGGGCATTTGTTAAGTCTTCTGCCCATGGCCGTACCGGGACTTGTAATTGGAATCAGCTATGTTTTATTTTTCAGCCAGCCGGAGCTGTCTGTTTTCGGCTGGATAATGCCAAATGTCTTGTACGGCTTGTATGGGACAATGGCCATCATGATTGTTTCAACAATCCTTCATTTCTTTTCGGTATCGTATATGACAGCTAAAACGGCACTTTCTAAGCTTGACGGAGAGTGTGTCGCAGCGGCCCGCACTTTAGGATTAACCAAGAGAGATACATTTTTCTTCTATATTGTGCCGTCATGTGTTCCAGCATTACTCGAAATGCTGATGTATTTTTTCGTTAACTCCATGGTAACCATATCAGCTGCTATTTTTTTGTATACGCCTGAAACAAAAACAGCAGCCATTTCAATTGTCAGCCTCGATGATGCCGGCAATATTGAATCAGCCGCTGCTATGGGCCTTTTGATTGTTTTGGTCAATATGGCAGTCAGACTTGTATATGAACAAATTTTGCGTTATATCAAAAAACATAAAAAAGGATGGATGAACTCATGA